Proteins from one Hydrogenophaga sp. SL48 genomic window:
- a CDS encoding CBS domain-containing protein → MKVSDILRVKGGTLYTIQPDESLSRAIETMAQFDIGSLAVMNHGELVGMLTFREVIHTLAKNGGSLGDRTVRSVMDDHPMSCTPETELEQVRPLMLERHTRYMPVMDNKMLMGVISFYDVAKAVVDSQNFENKMLKAYIRDWPEEETGKNEPNFP, encoded by the coding sequence ATGAAAGTCAGTGACATCCTGCGCGTCAAGGGCGGCACGCTCTACACCATCCAACCGGACGAATCGCTCAGCCGGGCGATCGAAACCATGGCCCAGTTCGACATCGGTTCGCTGGCGGTCATGAACCATGGCGAGCTGGTGGGCATGTTGACCTTCCGCGAGGTGATCCACACGCTGGCCAAGAACGGTGGCAGCCTCGGTGACCGCACGGTTCGCTCGGTGATGGACGATCACCCCATGAGCTGCACGCCCGAAACCGAGCTCGAACAGGTGCGCCCGCTCATGCTGGAGCGCCACACCCGCTACATGCCCGTCATGGACAACAAGATGCTGATGGGCGTGATCAGCTTCTACGACGTGGCCAAGGCGGTGGTGGACAGCCAGAACTTCGAGAACAAGATGCTCAAGGCCTACATCCGCGACTGGCCCGAAGAAGAAACCGGCAAGAACGAGCCGAACTTCCCCTGA